The Streptomyces sp. NBC_00670 genome window below encodes:
- a CDS encoding TetR family transcriptional regulator, whose protein sequence is MQYVQGMPQSAKSSRIAASASAPESAAGSRAAAQRLKMRRELAAAAMELFSTKGYEATTVDEIAAAAGVARRTFFRHFRSKEEAIFPDHDDTLVRAEAVLNAAPAHEHPLDTVCRGIKEVIRMYAAQPEISVARYHLTREVPTLREAEIASVARYERLFTRYLLGHFDERAHADDANDDPLLAEVAASAVVTAHNHVLRRWLRADGQGDVETQLDHAFAIVRRTFGTGIGAGRDTAPPATPPATTATQGEVLVTVARTDAPLDEVMRTIEAALQARR, encoded by the coding sequence ATGCAGTACGTTCAGGGCATGCCCCAGTCCGCCAAGTCCTCACGTATCGCCGCCTCGGCCAGCGCGCCGGAGAGCGCCGCCGGCAGCCGCGCCGCCGCCCAGCGGCTGAAGATGCGCCGCGAGTTGGCCGCGGCGGCCATGGAGCTCTTCTCCACGAAGGGGTACGAAGCGACCACGGTCGACGAGATCGCGGCGGCCGCCGGGGTCGCCCGCCGGACCTTCTTCCGCCACTTCCGCTCCAAGGAAGAGGCGATCTTCCCCGATCACGACGACACCCTGGTCCGCGCCGAGGCGGTGCTCAACGCCGCCCCCGCGCACGAGCACCCGCTCGACACGGTGTGCCGCGGCATCAAGGAGGTCATCCGGATGTACGCGGCCCAGCCGGAGATCTCGGTGGCCCGCTACCACCTGACCCGCGAGGTGCCGACGCTGCGGGAGGCGGAAATCGCGTCGGTCGCCCGCTACGAGCGGCTGTTCACGCGCTATCTGCTGGGCCACTTCGACGAGCGGGCGCACGCGGACGACGCCAACGACGATCCGCTGCTGGCCGAGGTCGCCGCGTCGGCCGTGGTCACCGCGCACAACCACGTACTGCGCCGCTGGCTGCGGGCGGACGGGCAGGGCGACGTGGAGACACAGCTGGACCACGCGTTCGCGATCGTCCGGCGGACGTTCGGCACGGGGATCGGCGCCGGCCGCGACACGGCACCGCCCGCGACGCCCCCGGCGACCACGGCCACGCAGGGCGAGGTCCTGGTCACGGTGGCCCGCACGGACGCCCCCCTGGACGAGGTCATGCGCACGATCGAAGCGGCCCTCCAGGCCCGCCGCTAA
- a CDS encoding 3-hydroxyacyl-CoA dehydrogenase family protein has translation MATPLSDTSLSPLRTVAVVGLGTMGTGIAEVLAQAGREVVGIDLSEAAATRAVAALEAATARSVARGRLTEERRGDVLARFRTFTDLQAAADADLVIEVVPESYEIKQQVFRELDAVVRPEAILATGTNALSVTRLAAESARPERVLGLHFFNPAPAMRLVEVVSSVLTAPAAVAAVTDLALDLGKEPVAVGDRPGFVADGLLFGYLNQAAAMYEAKYASREDIDAAMKLGCGLPMGPLALLDLIGVDTARTVLEAMYAASRDRLHAPAPILRQLSEAGLTGRKSGRGFYTYEAPGSATVVRDALTPLTGGPATGTARPVRAVGVAGSGTMASGIAEVFAKAGYDVVLAARTGEKAATARARIGKSLSRSVDKGRMTVEAAAAALDRITPADSLDAFADVDLAVEAVAEDLEVKKQLFTTLDKVCKPGAVLATTTSSLPVVACARATSRPQSVIGMHFFNPAPAMKLVEVVRTVLTSDETHATVREVCGHLRKHPVDCGDRAGFIVNALLFPYLNNAVKMVQEHYATLDDIDAAMKLGGGYPMGPFELLDVVGLDVSLAIEKVLHREFRDPGLAPAPLLEHLVAAGCLGRKTGRGFREHARR, from the coding sequence ATGGCCACTCCCCTCTCCGACACCTCCCTGTCCCCGCTGCGCACCGTCGCCGTCGTCGGCCTCGGCACCATGGGCACCGGCATCGCCGAAGTCCTCGCCCAGGCCGGCCGCGAGGTCGTCGGCATCGACCTCAGCGAGGCCGCGGCCACCCGGGCCGTCGCCGCCCTGGAGGCCGCCACCGCCCGTTCCGTGGCGCGCGGCCGGCTCACCGAGGAGCGGCGCGGCGACGTCCTCGCGCGCTTCCGCACCTTCACCGACCTCCAGGCGGCGGCCGACGCCGATCTGGTGATCGAGGTGGTCCCGGAGTCGTACGAGATCAAGCAGCAGGTGTTCCGGGAGCTCGACGCGGTCGTGCGCCCGGAGGCGATCCTGGCGACCGGCACCAACGCGCTCTCCGTCACCCGGCTCGCCGCCGAGTCCGCGCGCCCCGAGCGCGTGCTCGGCCTGCACTTCTTCAACCCGGCCCCGGCGATGCGGCTGGTCGAGGTCGTCTCCTCGGTGCTCACCGCCCCCGCGGCCGTCGCCGCCGTCACCGACCTCGCGCTCGACCTGGGCAAGGAGCCGGTCGCGGTCGGCGACCGCCCCGGCTTCGTCGCGGACGGGCTGCTGTTCGGCTACCTCAACCAGGCCGCCGCGATGTACGAGGCGAAGTACGCCTCCCGCGAGGACATCGACGCCGCGATGAAGCTGGGCTGCGGTCTGCCGATGGGCCCGCTCGCGCTGCTCGACCTGATCGGCGTGGACACCGCGCGTACGGTCCTGGAGGCGATGTACGCCGCCTCGCGCGACCGGCTGCACGCCCCCGCGCCCATCCTGCGCCAGCTCAGCGAGGCGGGGCTGACCGGCCGCAAGTCGGGCCGCGGCTTCTACACCTACGAGGCGCCCGGCAGCGCCACGGTCGTGCGGGACGCCCTCACCCCGCTCACCGGCGGTCCGGCCACCGGCACCGCCCGCCCCGTCCGCGCGGTGGGCGTCGCCGGCAGCGGCACCATGGCGTCCGGGATCGCCGAGGTGTTCGCCAAGGCGGGCTACGACGTCGTCCTCGCCGCCCGCACCGGGGAGAAGGCGGCGACCGCGCGGGCCAGGATCGGGAAGTCGCTCTCCCGCTCGGTGGACAAGGGCCGGATGACGGTGGAGGCGGCCGCGGCGGCCCTGGACCGGATCACCCCGGCCGACTCCCTCGACGCCTTCGCCGACGTCGACCTCGCGGTGGAGGCGGTGGCCGAGGACCTGGAGGTCAAGAAGCAGCTCTTCACCACGCTGGACAAGGTGTGCAAGCCGGGCGCGGTGCTGGCCACCACCACCTCCTCGCTGCCGGTCGTCGCCTGCGCCCGGGCCACCTCGCGCCCGCAGTCCGTGATCGGCATGCATTTCTTCAACCCGGCCCCGGCGATGAAGCTGGTCGAGGTGGTCCGCACGGTGCTGACCTCGGACGAGACGCACGCCACGGTCCGCGAGGTCTGCGGGCATCTGCGCAAGCACCCGGTGGACTGCGGCGACCGCGCCGGGTTCATCGTCAACGCGTTGCTGTTCCCGTACCTGAACAACGCGGTGAAGATGGTCCAGGAGCACTACGCGACGCTCGACGACATCGACGCCGCGATGAAGCTGGGCGGCGGCTACCCGATGGGCCCGTTCGAACTGCTCGACGTGGTGGGTCTTGACGTGTCCCTGGCCATCGAGAAGGTGCTGCACCGCGAGTTCCGCGACCCGGGCCTGGCGCCCGCCCCGCTCCTGGAGCATCTGGTGGCCGCGGGCTGCCTCGGCCGCAAGACGGGCCGCGGCTTCCGCGAACATGCCCGGCGCTGA
- a CDS encoding RidA family protein → MSLPTRIPAPAGVAPAAQYSHVVAATGRFVAVSGQLALDEDGTLVGEGDAAAQARQVFENLRRCLSAAGATFDDVVKLTFFVTDMAHMPAIRAARAAHLPDDRLPAASAIQVAALVRPEFLMEIEALAVVAP, encoded by the coding sequence ATGAGCCTGCCGACCCGCATCCCGGCCCCCGCCGGGGTCGCCCCCGCCGCCCAGTACAGCCATGTCGTCGCCGCCACCGGACGGTTCGTGGCCGTCTCCGGCCAGCTCGCGCTGGACGAGGACGGCACGCTCGTCGGAGAGGGCGACGCGGCGGCGCAGGCCCGTCAGGTCTTCGAGAACCTGCGCCGCTGTCTGTCGGCCGCCGGTGCGACCTTCGACGACGTGGTGAAGCTGACCTTCTTCGTCACGGACATGGCACACATGCCCGCGATCCGCGCGGCCCGCGCCGCCCACCTGCCCGACGACCGGCTGCCGGCCGCCTCCGCGATACAGGTCGCCGCGCTGGTGCGTCCCGAGTTCCTGATGGAGATCGAGGCGCTCGCGGTCGTGGCTCCGTAG
- a CDS encoding adenylosuccinate lyase translates to MDEELRSLTERLRREAGGGPEFERLVTTEDPDDLAAVLTAPGRPLWARELAAFRLGLAGDRRAFESLVLLLNHRDPPRCASAAHALARLDDPRTARAAAALATNELRVAYALYPVRLLTELRAPEAVPALITTLRRRLRPHDPYRRVALACVEGLGTLGDPRAVPVLREALAHPALAEAAVRALGRIPGAR, encoded by the coding sequence ATGGACGAAGAGTTGCGATCACTCACGGAGCGCTTACGGCGCGAGGCGGGCGGCGGCCCGGAGTTCGAGCGCCTGGTGACCACGGAGGACCCCGACGACCTCGCGGCCGTCCTGACCGCACCCGGCCGCCCGCTGTGGGCCCGGGAACTCGCCGCCTTCCGCCTCGGCCTGGCCGGTGACCGCCGCGCCTTCGAATCGCTCGTCCTCCTGCTCAACCACCGCGACCCGCCCCGCTGCGCCTCGGCCGCCCACGCCCTGGCCCGCCTGGACGACCCCCGCACCGCCCGCGCGGCCGCCGCCCTCGCCACCAACGAACTCCGCGTCGCCTACGCCCTGTACCCCGTGCGCCTGCTGACGGAACTGCGCGCCCCCGAGGCCGTCCCGGCGCTGATCACCACGCTGCGCCGCCGGCTGCGCCCGCACGACCCGTACCGCCGTGTCGCCCTGGCCTGCGTCGAGGGCCTGGGCACCCTCGGCGACCCCCGCGCCGTCCCCGTCCTGCGCGAGGCCCTGGCCCACCCCGCCCTGGCCGAGGCGGCCGTCCGGGCCCTGGGCCGCATCCCGGGCGCCCGGTGA